GACGCGCCGTGAACTCAAGTTcattggcagcaacaacaacggcaccATTCCCATTCCCGCCAGCGTCACGAGTGCCAACAATGGCAACTTGGGcgtgccacagcaacagcgtcTGCTGCCGGACAAACGCAAGCCGGGCATGCGCTTTGATACGCACAGTCACGATCACGATGGCGACATCGAGGACATCTCCGATGGCGAGCGAACCAGCTCAGAACACGGCATGTTCTACAACAATCTGGCGCCGAGCACGCCCACGTAAGTTGAGCAAGGGAGTGTAGGACAACCTAGCCCCTAactattgattttaaatacatttgctGACACATTTATTGCACTTGCAGTGACTTCAAGGTGACCGCCATGAACGAGGACGAGTTGCGCAAGTCGGTGCGCCGGCAGAAATTCGAGAAATCTGGACTTCAGCTGCCGCCCGCCAGCGGCAATGGGAGCACCCACACAGCCAGCACGGGCACAGGTACCGGCACTTCGGATACCGAGGACGAGGGCTCCACTCCGAGTGCGGAGAATGCTGAGCGTTCGTTGGCCTCAACGCTGGGCGGCAGTTCGGAGAATTTGCAGCAGGGTCGAGACAGTTTTCTGCATGCGGCGCTGCCCGAAGGACCTGGACTGTTATTGGAACGCGGTGCCACCAGTAAGTAATCAAGAAGATGGAATTTAATCTCAAACTAATTGGGGGAATTTGCCTGGATTATCCCTTGACAGGTCGTCGCAGCATCAGCGCCAAGCACAACACGGAGAATGGCAAGGGAGGCGTTGCGGCGCCGCCAACCATCACCAAGTCATACACGAGTACCAAGAAGGAGGAGCTGTTGCAGGTCATCAACAAGGTCAAACAGCAGTTAGAGAATGTGAGTAGAGAGAAGTATTCAATCTGTCTCTGACTTGTACTTTTCTTTGATTACctcaattttgatttgtattcttgtgtttttttttttgtttttaatttttatgtttatgttttattcCCTCATTCCCTCTCTATGTGTTGCATCATTGCTTTGGTGTCTGTTTTGCACACACTCTCTACACTCGAACCCTTTACTCCTATTTAGGGCACGCGCAAAAATGGCATTAAAAAGTTGAATGCCATAGCTGAGGTGAGCACTTGAGTTGCCTACGAGTTGCTCTCGTAATTCGTATCTCTTATTTATTGATCGTTAATGTTAACGCTTTTACGACTCACTCACTCACCTTTGACGTCTTTCTCTGCTTCATTGCCATTGCATATTTTGCCTAATTAGGCCCTAACCAATTGAATTGTTCGCCCTTTGCGACTGGGCTTAAACAGCAATAGTTTGTTAATCCATTTAACATTCACTAATTGCATCAACTCGCGCTCAAcacattttgacattttacAAGAGCATAAGCTCAtctcaaaaattttaatatactttcGTTAATTAAGGATTTTCCATTGATGTGAAagaaatgttatatttaaataaatttacaataaacTGTAAACCTGTAAACCGCAGTTATcgaatgaaattaattaaaacaatagTTTGCCTTGAGGAAAATCAGATTTGCAATATGAATAGAAACATTGTTAACAAAACTAACTattcatatgtattttaaaaaaaaacaaacaacaacttcaaaaaGCCATACAATTTtcaccaaacaaaaaatattctatttcttatttcacttaaataatttcttattcTATGCATTTGATCATCATATCATCTTAcaattaacttaaattaataatcCGTAGCAAACCGATCAACATTAATATCACtattaaaaaacgaaaaatttaaaaaaagtattttgcatCGGCCGGGAATCGAACCCGGGCCGCCCGCGTGGCAGGCGAGCATTCTACCACTGAACCACCGATGCCTGTTGTACTAAAGTTGGAAAGAGACCCAAAAGAGGAGTCTGCAGCAGTGTAGACAAGTTTTGGCTGTTGCTAAAAATAGACTTGTGCCTGCAAATAGAAAACTAATCGCAGCATACCGAAGACTGAAATAGCATAACTCACCACATGCGCGCTTGCTAACAGCTGAAcccaccacagcaacaacaacaacagcctcTTAAGACTTTGGCTGAGCTAATGCTTAACTATTCGCTCACGTAACTACAGCTGACTAACGcattctctttctttctgtctttccctctctcttgtTTGACCCAACAGGTCGGCCATAGACCGCTGCGAGGCAGCCACAGCATCTCGGATCTGAGTCTGGCGGCCAATTTGGATGGCTCTCGCAGTGCTGGAGCATCGCGCTACTCGAAGCCAGGTAAGCGTAATGTGTAATTAGTTCGCATTAAGTGAAGTTGCAGATTCGCCCCTCCAAGGGGTGAAGAACTATTcccaatgtgtgtgtttttgaaCTGTAGGCTAATTCGACATTTACTTTTGCCACCTTGTTGTTTGCCTcgtccctctctctttctctctctctctttttgtctttctctctctctctaaaaATTGCTCTCCTGCTGGTAATGACATATAATGTTGGTAACATGAATAATcgaaatttgttgttgtatgctAATCATTTTTGCCGTGTAATTTTGTTGAGTAACCAAAGCAGTTCCTTCCCACGAACCTTCACAGTATCACAGTATTAGAGCTAACCCAACACAGCCATCGCAGCAGTCGCCTCAACTCCCTCAGCAGCCAACTGTTCCTCccccacagcagcagcaggaattGGCACCGCAATACTTTAACTGTGCGGCACCCAAGTCAAAGCTGCAACAGAATTTCCAAACAATGCGGCAGGTGCAACAGCACTATCCGCCCTATCCACACCATGTGGGCGTGCATCAGATACATCCGCCTCCTGGCGTGCCCTTTGCCACCAGCAATGCCCCCTCGTCGCGCCCCTACTCGGCACAAACGGCACCCAGACTCGGCGCCGCTGCCAAGCGTAATCCGGCTGGCAACAATCGACGCACGCCAAGCATACTCAAGCACTATAAATCCTGCCCAGTGTCGCCGGTGCACGAGGAAGTGGAATGGTCGGCGGAACAGGATCATCATCACCGTGTGGTGCCCGTGGAGCCGAAGCGTCATTCGGTCTATGCGGATGATGCACGTACCATACTGGATATGATACATGCCGACACAGAGAAAATGATCGATGAGATCACACGCAAGTATGGCGATCTCGATGATCTGCCCATGCAGATGCCAGCACTGCCCAACTCCTGCTCCATGCCAGCGAATCTGCGTGGCCTAGGCTCCACGGGTGATTCAACGCCCACAGCCTCGACGCCGCCACGTGGACGCACTCAGTACACGACGCAGTATGTGTATCGCGAGATCTATCAGTGTGAGCGCAAAGTCTCGCTGTCGGACATCCTCAAGCCAGAGCAGTTTGCGGCCACCCAACAGCGGCTGGAAGAGGCGCGCTTCCTGGAGACGCAACGCCACTCGAGCGCCAGCTTCTTCCTGAGTAGCGCTGGCCAGTTGCCGCATGAGCTCAGCCAAGAGTCGCTGCTCTCGGATGGCGGCAGCTATTGCAACAGCCTGGAGAGTGTGCTCTCCGACGAGAGCGACTGCAAGAGTGCACCGCTTGAGCCGCCGCAGCGTCCGATGCAGGCGATGCAATGCCATGCGGGCATACGGAACTTTATACTCCATGGACCCGTCTCCAAGTCGTACGGCAACAGTCCCAATACCTATGGCAACTTCGATTACTATATGCGCCAGCAAGCGGCTGCAACAGCGGCCACCTACGACAGCTTTGATGTGACAGGCTACAATCTTAACCCTCTTAAACCGCTGCCCAACTCCAAGACGTATCCACGTCTCGCTCAGGCGCCGACCACTGTGGAGCATATTCCCACAATGCGCTCGAAGAACAAGCAATACAATTCGGGCGTGAACAAGAGTCTCAGCACGGACTTTGcccagcagcggcagcaacgcAATTCAAATCCACTTGCGCAGAATCAAACACGATCCTCGAATGGCGAGCCACTGTTTGTGCGCAAGCCACTCAAGCCAAAGCCTCCCATTCCTGCCAAGCCGCAGAATCTTGTGTCGACGCTCAGCAGCGTGgagaagaagcaacagcagccagtaTCCAGTTCACGAACTGCCAGCGTTGTGCGTCAATTCGAGCACAATCTGCAGAAGTTTGAGCGCGAGAAGCAACGTTCTCAGCAGCGATCCACGCCAGCGATGAGGAGTTCGGTAAGCAGCGGCGCCCTGGCCACACACAGTTGCCTGAAGAAGGTATCGCGATTCGATACCAGCGAGAGCGGCCGTCGAGCAACGAGTGTGCGCCAGAAGACGCGTCCCAAGATCAGCGTGCGCTTCAATACGGTCTCGCAGATTAAGTATACGCCCAGTGCGAAGCGCAACGCTTGCAACAGCAATGAACAAGAGACTGAAATGGAGCTGGATACTGGTGCATTGGTGGGTAGCCTGCCCAGTGATTATGGTGGCGAGCGCAGCTTTGAAATGTACTTTGCCGAGAATGGCAATGCACCCGAGAATCTGGAGCATATGCAGAGTCTTAAGCTTTACACAAAGCCACAGCTGCAGGCTGTGGTGGATGAGATACAACAGGAACGACAGCAGGAGCGAGCCAAGCACAAGAAGAACATGGACAATGCGGAGCGATCGAGTTCGACGAGCCATCAGTGCCAGAATATTGCGGCCAAGATTGATATTATCGAGAAACTGATTGCCATGGAGGAGCGCAAAATGGAGCAGATTCGTTTGGCAACTGAAACGCGATTGCGTCCATTTGCCTGCAACTCCAAGCAGAAGGGTTATGTCAAGAGTCTGACCATGAACTTTGATATGTTGGCACGTTCGCATGATCCTCCAGACgacgagcaacagcagcagcaatccgGGCTGGAGCCTGGTCCAGATGCGGATCTGTGTGCTTATGCGAGGCACATTAGACGCAACTGCAGTCTGCCCGATGTTCTCGAGAGTGCTGATGGCTTTGGCTACGGCAACGATGTAGAGCTGGCCAGAGAAGTGATAGCCGACGATGACGATCAGGATGATGATCGTAATGATCGTGATGAGGACAAGCATCAGCTGGAGGACATGGAAGGTTTGCTGCTCTCGCTGTTgtgccaaacacacacacacaaaaacatacATCACTATTTTCAGTTTCTTACTCGCGTTTGTTGCACCCTCCAAACTCTTGCATTCTTAGCTTTTATGTTGAACACACTTCCATATGCATTAGCTGATAGATTAGCGCACCCGTGTCTGTCCTGGCATGTTTTGATCCCTCAACTGATAACTGTCTATGCCTACTTACAGGTAATCCCAAAATGCTCAATCCCATGCCCATCGAGGAGTCGTCGTCATCGATTCGTCGCGCTTGCTCCTTGAGCGATCTGCACATGGGCAACTTTGGCAAGCGTAAGCGACActttctcttcctctctctatATCTCTTCAATGCTTGTAAACTAACTCTCATAACTGATctatatttcacaaatttacAGCCAGCAAGTCGAATGGCAGCTCACAGAAGGCAGCGACGCCGCATCGCAATGGCAACATTAATCGCTCAACCAGCAAACGCAACAGCCTGCAGGGCAAGTCCGGTCTGGGAGCCTCCAGCAACTCCATGAATGTGCTAAATCAGGCGGTAAGTATAGCACTTTTGCAATATAAGAGTTTGtgtataagaataataatttatctATCACTATAGAGCGACTCGGAACAAGAGGACAGCAATCGTCTGCGCAGCGCAGCCAATGGCCAGAATCGCAACAATGGTCCCATTGGTAAGActtataattaaaagtaatctCTGGCATAGATTAACTCAAACTCTTCTCTCTTTTCGACACTCTGCAGCAGCCAATCGACAGTAcggcaacaagagcaacaacaccaacagcaatcGACGCAAGATGCCCAATTTTAATGGTGGTAATTGACTTGatcacaaataaattgaatctTGTACTAATTGGTTTGACTTTCCTCCTCGTCAGGCACAAATCTGCAAGATGACTCCAGCTCGGAGGAGACGCCCAACAATGTGGCCAGCAATAAGCCTGTGGTGCCGCCTCGGCCACGTAACCTCGGCTTCGATCATAAGACTAAACTCATTGTCAACAGCCCGGGCAATGTGGCTAAGCAGCGAGTCGCTGGAGCAGAGGACTATGATGGGGAAGATCGTAAGTAAAGAGAACTTTAAATCTAATTCATAATTACACATATTTAACTTAGGCAGTTATATGCTAAAAGGACtctatattttcaaaatgttcatATTGTCTGATGAAGAGAGAAAAGTTTACCtagcaattattatattgcatataaaacatattgaatttgaatataattattcacaattattcatttagttaacaataattaataagcaATTTATCGCCTTTCAGCTGAGGCCCAAGTACACAATGTGATCAATAAGCTTTACACGACTACGCAGGCGGCAATGAAGCTGCACGCGAATCTGAAAAACTCGCTGCTGCTAAAAGAGCTGGAGAATGCGGTGATTATGTCCCACAACATGTTAGGCAATATCACTTACAACAGGTAATTATAGAAGAAACTAATTAGTAAAACTAATTCATAATtcattaatgaaataaatctaTTTTGCAGACAAAACGAAAGATTGCTCTCGAATCAAGGCAACAATCATGCTGGCAGCGGAGGAATacaaggaggaggaggtgatAATGGAGGGGGAATCAATCATGAACAGGATAATGGCGACTATCTGATGATGGTCAATAATTGTGCCGATCTATTGAGTAATTTACGCACCAAGAACAAACCCGATGACTGTGAGAATAACTCCTAGTGTGTAGCGCATAGAATAGGTtaactgacaacaacaacacaacaaatacaaccacaacaacaacacaatgggctaaaacaaactaatatttattaaaaaacgaAATCCAATCAGCTaacaaagagacagagagagagataaataAATGCACCAACTAATTTGCAATTATGTAAAACGCATATGCATTAACGGCTATTGTAAAGTTTATTCATTATGATCATATTATAATTactatacacatatacatattatatatcttTTAAGTCGAAGTCTTGTAGTTCTTAAGTTTCTCTAGAGAGTGTGTACGCGTGCATTTTGTGTTTGATTTTGGCCTTAATTTGTAGGTAAATCACTTTTGTATAGCCTGAATTCAATTCGTAGCGTGTCAAGTTGAATTAAGTAATCATTATTTTCGTATATGTTAAGTGTTATTTGAGTTTAAGCCAAGATGAATGAGACGAGTCGAAAGTCGCGTCGCGTCACGTCAAGTCGAAAGCCGGGCATGACAGAATCGTATAAGAGAAtcgttatatatattttcccattttttttcttgtttgtcgCTATTTTTGCTATTAGCTTTCATTTTTtggccaaatgcaaatgattaTTGATGGAAATTTTGTGTCAAAATTGCGTAttccaatttataaaatatccTCCCACACGTATCTATGAATACCTTTGTATGGCGCTTATttactcaaacacacacacagagatataTGATGATCCCCAAATGGTGAGACAGATATTTAATTAATCTTTGAAAGCAAAATACGATTTCcataattatacaatttttgaatAGCACTACGAGTATGTTCTGTAATTTAGTAGTTAATTATTTGattgtatttacaacaatttctAAAACTAAACACCcctatttaaaatgtattaaacttaaaatatatgctcttatataatttacaactaaatcaaatgtattaaaacaaattaaccacaaagaaagaaaaagatcgaaaacaaacaaaaaaacaaaaaaaaagatattttaaGTGCAGCAGCTCTGCAACTTACCCCTCAACAACTAAAATCGAAAATCATTCTAATTTAatcgaaataataatacagaaagcataaataataatttttcaaaatattaaaaatcgCTTTGTCTTATTTTCTTCGGACTTGCACTACTAATtaaacacccacacacacacacacacctctgACAACTTGTTGTTAAATTAAACACGTAATTTAACTGTCAAGTTGATCGAAGGATGATTAACAAGAGCCTCAGTCTTTTATGGCAACTAGTATCTACATAATTATATACACGTATCATACATATCATGTATATAATCAATGTTGGGTAGCGGCAACAACCAAATAATGTCTAATTAGTTAACTACACTCTAAATACTTAAATGAGAACAATGCGATTTATTAATTGTTGTGTGAAATTtcgatataataaataataattttatgtttattcatGGCACAAGATGAAATGAGCTGTACAAGagatttctattttatttggcGAACAGTGCAAGGTTTTTCTGCAGTTAACTTGCCTCAGTTTTACTTGCCTCATTTTCTCAGTTAGACTGtcaaattttatacaaatataactaaaattttaaatataaagacGAGCCATGCAGTTTGGCCAAAATCTACGCTCACGTGTCGAAGATAATCCCAACTTTGAAGATGACAGTTCTAGACGTGCATTCATTTCGAAAGTGTGCTGCATATTGGCTGTAAGTAGTTAAATCACGTATACGCCCATTGTGTCCACCAAAATAAAGGGAATCAACTCGATTTATGGCAGTTTCAACTGGCGATCACTGCGGGTATTACGTGCATCTTTGTCTTTGTGGAGAGTGCCAATCTATGGTTGCGAGAGCACATCTGGATTACGTTTATTGCCATCGGGATATTCATGATTCTTTCCATGGTGCTGATGTGTTACATTCAAGTGGCGCGCAAAGTGCCCATCAATTACATACTGTTGATACTCTGCACTGTGAGCATGTCGATTATGGTTAGCGCTAGCTGCCTCTGGCATGAACCAATGCAGGTGAGTACTAGATTCACTTTCTAGGCTTAATTATTTACACTCGACTCCGCTCTCAGATTCTCACAGCAGTGGGCATTACGGCTGCCGTCTGCATAGCCCTTGCATTGTTCGCCGCCTTTGCTCCTTGGGATTTCACGGGTTGTGGTCCATTTTTATGTATACTGATGCTCGTCCTCGTCCTGCTGGGCATTGTCAATATTTTCGTACATTCTCGCACCTTGCTTTGGATCATCGTTTGTGTTGGCATCCTCTTATTCTCCATGTATCTGGTCTACGATGTCCAGATGATGGTCGGCGGGCACAAGAACCAATACAGCGAGGAAGATTACATAGTCGCTGCCTTGTGCATTTACATCGATGTCGTGCAGATGTTCCTATACATTCTAATGTTGCTAGGTCTACTTGACGAATAAGTTatagaaatgtttttaataagtattcttaaatgaatatagtattatagtagtaaaaaataaaatcagaagtGAGAAATTGGTATAGGTTTCACTGATATCAGGAGGAAAACACTTTACTATGGTGTATAGACCCGTAGTTTATGTGATTTATTGTTGGCTACTTTCCGCGACTGCGAACTTCAAAAATGTACCAGATCGCCaagtgaaataccaggcgaacagaaatCAGCAACAAGCCGCATTACAGAAAGTTAttcaaacatttaaaaaagtgttgcctatCTCAAAGGCGCAgtaattatatgtatgtatatgcaaataCTTTCAGTATAATGCCTACCTTAGACAATCCTATATTTTGTAATGCAGATCGTTGAAGTCCGTCTCTGCGATCACAGCAATatgtgtcctttgaaaatgctgcAGGATTTGTCCaagatatagcttgttttcgaaaaaggacGTTTTTTTACCGGCCATATCTCAGCCAAATCCTGAAGGATATCGAaaggaaatatatttttgtgatcAGTAAAGCTAAGATTATCGATTGGCTATCAAAGATTTTATGGATCTTCTTGAAAATTTCGACCGAAAATTCTGTAAGGGGGAGGCATGGAAAATTGTCAAAAACTCCGAAAATTCACTGTATCTCggccatttgaaggacgatcgcGATGTCCTTTGGTACAACGATAGCTCTAACtaatacaaaccgattgaaaTACTAGcaaggacgaatgtcctgcaAGCATCCAAATTAAAAGgacttttttaaatacagaaaaaagtGTATATCTCGGCCATGTCCTGTCTGATCCTTGCGAGTCCTGTGTCAAACGAAAGCCCTTCATGGGACCTATCATCCTGACAAAGGACATTCAAATCGTCCTTGTGGTTTTCGAGTTATCCTGTAATTCGCAAATTTTACCCTTTTCGCTTGAGCGGCAGaccaaaaaatttcaagtgtttGATTCTTAGATGAcccaatatttttttgatgccgatcgaaAGGGTTCATCATTGCAATCCTAGCAATATATCTCCCTTCAAAATGCGACAAGATATGGCCGATTTCGGCCTAATTTTGTTATCTACATAAATCGTTTTATTATGcgctcctaaaagtatgcaat
This DNA window, taken from Drosophila nasuta strain 15112-1781.00 chromosome 2L, ASM2355853v1, whole genome shotgun sequence, encodes the following:
- the LOC132783393 gene encoding uncharacterized protein LOC132783393 isoform X2, whose translation is MRHLIMTPTSLSMSTPTLSSLHHQRMSLQSQSQLQLQLALQSQSQSPSPLTPHSASPSSFFGASSSSSSPKFPANYERSEKIKLKRVLGLTVCSNAALDVSPISGLLAYPAGCTVVLFNAKRQTQAYLVNTSRKAFTSVAFSRCGRFVATGECGINPAIKVWELETPNGNLEQCSGGSVVAEFVDHKYAVTCVAFSPTGKYLVSVGSQHDMIVNVFDWRANLKMASNKISSKVAAVCFAEDGSYFVTVGNRHVKYWYLEGGRKYKDPIPLMGRSAILGDLRDNDFCAVACGKGICSESTYAITRQGHLVEFSSRRLLDKWVLCRTSNANCICVNERFILVGCAESIIRIFNAATLEYVTTLPRTHYLGVDVAQGIQINHIMSVPQQAKFPDCIAMVFDEQRSKVSCVYNDHSLYIWDLRDISRVGKSHSFLYHSTCIWGVETVPYNLEREPSQTLPEDCFVTCSSDDTIRVWGLDSCANNEIYRKNIYSKELLKIIYSDDELQYIKDQGSSLFDKAGNSSYDGRNGVRCIKISPELQHLASGDRCGNIRVYSLQNLKLLTIIEAHESEVLCLEYSNEKIERKLLASASRDRLIHVFDVSQNYLLLQTLDDHSSSITSIKFVGAGLNFQMISCGADKSIMFRSFQGNIFMRGTNTSGKTTLYDMEVDSNAKHILTACQDRNVRVYGTQNAKQTKTFKGSHSDEGSLIKLSLDPSGIYVATSCTDKTLAVYDYYSSECMARMYGHSELVTGLKFTNDCRHLISASGDGCIFIWQVPHDMIVTMQARMSQQRLRSGHAPLQRPLAPISPPDAIVLESPTSELEHQQHAPKFAVPHAEPNRNAYQLSDVGQLPQWAMRKTATDSDSGALSIPTPVVSGGAAPLHAASSMGNLSSSPSQQLGVAPRARGRWAQRSSQLDTEDQRSNSESPLGTVSSVGGHSAHNVQTSDYNSASSKDIMYNQTYLSEDSSIDSGMETRRELKFIGSNNNGTIPIPASVTSANNGNLGVPQQQRLLPDKRKPGMRFDTHSHDHDGDIEDISDGERTSSEHGMFYNNLAPSTPTDFKVTAMNEDELRKSVRRQKFEKSGLQLPPASGNGSTHTASTGTGTGTSDTEDEGSTPSAENAERSLASTLGGSSENLQQGRDSFLHAALPEGPGLLLERGATSRRSISAKHNTENGKGGVAAPPTITKSYTSTKKEELLQVINKVKQQLENGTRKNGIKKLNAIAEVGHRPLRGSHSISDLSLAANLDGSRSAGASRYSKPVPSHEPSQYHSIRANPTQPSQQSPQLPQQPTVPPPQQQQELAPQYFNCAAPKSKLQQNFQTMRQVQQHYPPYPHHVGVHQIHPPPGVPFATSNAPSSRPYSAQTAPRLGAAAKRNPAGNNRRTPSILKHYKSCPVSPVHEEVEWSAEQDHHHRVVPVEPKRHSVYADDARTILDMIHADTEKMIDEITRKYGDLDDLPMQMPALPNSCSMPANLRGLGSTGDSTPTASTPPRGRTQYTTQYVYREIYQCERKVSLSDILKPEQFAATQQRLEEARFLETQRHSSASFFLSSAGQLPHELSQESLLSDGGSYCNSLESVLSDESDCKSAPLEPPQRPMQAMQCHAGIRNFILHGPVSKSYGNSPNTYGNFDYYMRQQAAATAATYDSFDVTGYNLNPLKPLPNSKTYPRLAQAPTTVEHIPTMRSKNKQYNSGVNKSLSTDFAQQRQQRNSNPLAQNQTRSSNGEPLFVRKPLKPKPPIPAKPQNLVSTLSSVEKKQQQPVSSSRTASVVRQFEHNLQKFEREKQRSQQRSTPAMRSSVSSGALATHSCLKKVSRFDTSESGRRATSVRQKTRPKISVRFNTVSQIKYTPSAKRNACNSNEQETEMELDTGALVGSLPSDYGGERSFEMYFAENGNAPENLEHMQSLKLYTKPQLQAVVDEIQQERQQERAKHKKNMDNAERSSSTSHQCQNIAAKIDIIEKLIAMEERKMEQIRLATETRLRPFACNSKQKGYVKSLTMNFDMLARSHDPPDDEQQQQQSGLEPGPDADLCAYARHIRRNCSLPDVLESADGFGYGNDVELAREVIADDDDQDDDRNDRDEDKHQLEDMEGNPKMLNPMPIEESSSSIRRACSLSDLHMGNFGKPSKSNGSSQKAATPHRNGNINRSTSKRNSLQGKSGLGASSNSMNVLNQASDSEQEDSNRLRSAANGQNRNNGPIAANRQYGNKSNNTNSNRRKMPNFNGGTNLQDDSSSEETPNNVASNKPVVPPRPRNLGFDHKTKLIVNSPGNVAKQRVAGAEDYDGEDPEAQVHNVINKLYTTTQAAMKLHANLKNSLLLKELENAVIMSHNMLGNITYNRQNERLLSNQGNNHAGSGGIQGGGGDNGGGINHEQDNGDYLMMVNNCADLLSNLRTKNKPDDCENNS
- the LOC132783393 gene encoding uncharacterized protein LOC132783393 isoform X6; translation: MDAPDAGRIIRAPARRKRNDEQLMDRIKLKRVLGLTVCSNAALDVSPISGLLAYPAGCTVVLFNAKRQTQAYLVNTSRKAFTSVAFSRCGRFVATGECGINPAIKVWELETPNGNLEQCSGGSVVAEFVDHKYAVTCVAFSPTGKYLVSVGSQHDMIVNVFDWRANLKMASNKISSKVAAVCFAEDGSYFVTVGNRHVKYWYLEGGRKYKDPIPLMGRSAILGDLRDNDFCAVACGKGICSESTYAITRQGHLVEFSSRRLLDKWVLCRTSNANCICVNERFILVGCAESIIRIFNAATLEYVTTLPRTHYLGVDVAQGIQINHIMSVPQQAKFPDCIAMVFDEQRSKVSCVYNDHSLYIWDLRDISRVGKSHSFLYHSTCIWGVETVPYNLEREPSQTLPEDCFVTCSSDDTIRVWGLDSCANNEIYRKNIYSKELLKIIYSDDELQYIKDQGSSLFDKAGNSSYDGRNGVRCIKISPELQHLASGDRCGNIRVYSLQNLKLLTIIEAHESEVLCLEYSNEKIERKLLASASRDRLIHVFDVSQNYLLLQTLDDHSSSITSIKFVGAGLNFQMISCGADKSIMFRSFQGNIFMRGTNTSGKTTLYDMEVDSNAKHILTACQDRNVRVYGTQNAKQTKTFKGSHSDEGSLIKLSLDPSGIYVATSCTDKTLAVYDYYSSECMARMYGHSELVTGLKFTNDCRHLISASGDGCIFIWQVPHDMIVTMQARMSQQRLRSGHAPLQRPLAPISPPDAIVLESPTSELEHQQHAPKFAVPHAEPNRNAYQLSDVGQLPQWAMRKTATDSDSGALSIPTPVVSGGAAPLHAASSMGNLSSSPSQQLGVAPRARGRWAQRSSQLDTEDQRSNSESPLGTVSSVGGHSAHNVQTSDYNSASSKDIMYNQTYLSEDSSIDSGMETRRELKFIGSNNNGTIPIPASVTSANNGNLGVPQQQRLLPDKRKPGMRFDTHSHDHDGDIEDISDGERTSSEHGMFYNNLAPSTPTDFKVTAMNEDELRKSVRRQKFEKSGLQLPPASGNGSTHTASTGTGTGTSDTEDEGSTPSAENAERSLASTLGGSSENLQQGRDSFLHAALPEGPGLLLERGATSRRSISAKHNTENGKGGVAAPPTITKSYTSTKKEELLQVINKVKQQLENGTRKNGIKKLNAIAEVGHRPLRGSHSISDLSLAANLDGSRSAGASRYSKPAVPSHEPSQYHSIRANPTQPSQQSPQLPQQPTVPPPQQQQELAPQYFNCAAPKSKLQQNFQTMRQVQQHYPPYPHHVGVHQIHPPPGVPFATSNAPSSRPYSAQTAPRLGAAAKRNPAGNNRRTPSILKHYKSCPVSPVHEEVEWSAEQDHHHRVVPVEPKRHSVYADDARTILDMIHADTEKMIDEITRKYGDLDDLPMQMPALPNSCSMPANLRGLGSTGDSTPTASTPPRGRTQYTTQYVYREIYQCERKVSLSDILKPEQFAATQQRLEEARFLETQRHSSASFFLSSAGQLPHELSQESLLSDGGSYCNSLESVLSDESDCKSAPLEPPQRPMQAMQCHAGIRNFILHGPVSKSYGNSPNTYGNFDYYMRQQAAATAATYDSFDVTGYNLNPLKPLPNSKTYPRLAQAPTTVEHIPTMRSKNKQYNSGVNKSLSTDFAQQRQQRNSNPLAQNQTRSSNGEPLFVRKPLKPKPPIPAKPQNLVSTLSSVEKKQQQPVSSSRTASVVRQFEHNLQKFEREKQRSQQRSTPAMRSSVSSGALATHSCLKKVSRFDTSESGRRATSVRQKTRPKISVRFNTVSQIKYTPSAKRNACNSNEQETEMELDTGALVGSLPSDYGGERSFEMYFAENGNAPENLEHMQSLKLYTKPQLQAVVDEIQQERQQERAKHKKNMDNAERSSSTSHQCQNIAAKIDIIEKLIAMEERKMEQIRLATETRLRPFACNSKQKGYVKSLTMNFDMLARSHDPPDDEQQQQQSGLEPGPDADLCAYARHIRRNCSLPDVLESADGFGYGNDVELAREVIADDDDQDDDRNDRDEDKHQLEDMEGNPKMLNPMPIEESSSSIRRACSLSDLHMGNFGKPSKSNGSSQKAATPHRNGNINRSTSKRNSLQGKSGLGASSNSMNVLNQASDSEQEDSNRLRSAANGQNRNNGPIAANRQYGNKSNNTNSNRRKMPNFNGGTNLQDDSSSEETPNNVASNKPVVPPRPRNLGFDHKTKLIVNSPGNVAKQRVAGAEDYDGEDPEAQVHNVINKLYTTTQAAMKLHANLKNSLLLKELENAVIMSHNMLGNITYNRQNERLLSNQGNNHAGSGGIQGGGGDNGGGINHEQDNGDYLMMVNNCADLLSNLRTKNKPDDCENNS